The proteins below are encoded in one region of Planctopirus limnophila DSM 3776:
- a CDS encoding DUF1559 domain-containing protein has translation MSFKKQGFTLIELLVVIAIIAVLIALLLPAVQQAREAARRTQCRNNLKQIGLALHNYHDLHNTFPPGNVFSSRQPDAGYRINLTTANRATGYSWAALILPQIDQSTLYNQLNIGNRELVELLLNASTRNQVQAVVPGYRCPSDTAPQLNDQRGFTNAAYGDTAAATASYVGVHGTRWVHADDWVLNQADPFGTFWPGSKVRLTDYTDGASNTFIVGERNWDNLSAIWIGVRNYTGNADVGLRQTQGLANWKLNLPNAPGQTTAGRGFHSAHIGGAHFLFGDGRVQFVSDAIYFDNTPEVVGNPRTLLGTYQRLAIRNDGSALGEY, from the coding sequence ATGAGTTTTAAGAAGCAAGGATTTACGCTGATCGAATTGCTTGTTGTGATAGCAATTATTGCTGTCCTGATCGCTTTATTGCTCCCTGCTGTGCAACAGGCGAGAGAAGCTGCACGCCGGACACAATGCCGCAATAATCTCAAGCAGATTGGTCTGGCACTTCACAATTATCACGACTTGCATAACACTTTTCCGCCTGGGAATGTCTTTTCATCAAGGCAGCCGGATGCGGGGTATCGCATCAATCTCACGACCGCGAATCGAGCCACGGGTTATTCCTGGGCAGCTTTGATTCTCCCTCAGATTGATCAGTCCACTCTTTACAATCAATTGAATATCGGTAATCGGGAACTCGTTGAATTGCTACTGAATGCGAGCACTCGAAATCAGGTGCAGGCTGTGGTTCCTGGGTACCGCTGCCCTTCGGATACTGCGCCTCAACTGAATGATCAGCGCGGTTTCACCAATGCCGCCTATGGAGATACTGCCGCAGCGACAGCCAGTTATGTCGGTGTTCACGGGACCCGCTGGGTGCACGCCGACGATTGGGTGCTTAATCAGGCAGATCCATTTGGGACTTTCTGGCCAGGAAGCAAAGTTCGCTTAACTGATTATACCGACGGTGCGAGTAACACATTTATTGTCGGTGAACGTAACTGGGACAATCTTTCAGCAATCTGGATTGGCGTTCGAAACTATACAGGCAATGCTGATGTGGGCTTGAGGCAAACTCAGGGACTTGCCAACTGGAAGTTGAATCTACCAAATGCACCCGGACAGACAACGGCTGGCCGTGGATTTCATAGTGCTCATATCGGTGGTGCCCATTTCCTCTTCGGTGACGGCCGGGTGCAATTCGTGAGTGATGCGATCTACTTCGATAATACGCCAGAAGTCGTCGGGAATCCTCGTACCTTGCTAGGAACGTACCAGCGGCTGGCAATTCGTAATGATGGATCAGCATTAGGTGAATATTAA
- a CDS encoding BON domain-containing protein, with protein MVAFNNSDIANSVSPSETTTERQLYERLFIQEPDTFRFIQIHISNGVLVLTGTVDSYFEKALAVQVARRSVFQLDVADELQVNPSISRTLRSLNRIARHVTSNS; from the coding sequence ATGGTTGCCTTTAATAATTCCGATATCGCCAATTCTGTTTCGCCTTCTGAAACAACGACGGAAAGACAGCTCTACGAAAGGCTCTTCATTCAAGAGCCTGACACATTTCGCTTCATTCAGATTCATATCAGTAACGGTGTGCTTGTCCTGACGGGGACCGTAGACAGCTATTTCGAGAAAGCGCTGGCCGTACAAGTCGCTCGTCGAAGTGTGTTCCAACTCGATGTTGCAGATGAACTTCAGGTCAATCCCTCAATTTCTCGAACTCTTCGCAGCCTCAACCGCATTGCACGGCATGTCACTTCGAATTCCTAA
- a CDS encoding ArsR/SmtB family transcription factor, with translation MNNEQRIKYEARAKIAKALAHPARLFMLDWMHDRECSVSELTAELGLDQSTVSKHLAVLREAGVVSARKAGTTSFYRVSCGCLDGFFTCLENVLKCDITKRQQSLAEDPTS, from the coding sequence ATGAATAACGAGCAGCGAATCAAATACGAAGCCCGGGCAAAGATCGCGAAGGCGCTGGCGCATCCAGCCAGATTGTTCATGCTCGACTGGATGCATGATCGCGAATGTTCCGTCTCCGAACTCACCGCTGAACTGGGACTTGATCAATCGACGGTTTCCAAACATCTGGCTGTGCTGCGCGAAGCAGGAGTAGTCTCAGCACGTAAAGCCGGAACCACGTCCTTCTACCGGGTCAGCTGTGGTTGTCTCGATGGGTTCTTCACCTGCCTGGAAAACGTTCTCAAATGTGATATCACGAAGCGTCAACAAAGCCTCGCTGAGGACCCAACCTCATGA
- a CDS encoding MIP/aquaporin family protein, giving the protein MSTRSYVAEAIGTFTLVFAGAGAIVVNDLSGGVITHPGIALTFGLVVMAMIYALGDISGAHLNPAVTLGFWLARRLPARQLAPYIASQILGAVTAASLLRMLFMYHPTLGATLPVYFWWQALILEIILTAILMFVILCVSTGAREKGVMAGAAIGAVVAFAAMFGGPISGASMNPARSFGPAVISGNLASLWIYILAPCIGSAFAVLSFQQLHQEIPIPANPQDELQLNNPTTDRLES; this is encoded by the coding sequence ATGAGTACACGAAGCTATGTTGCTGAAGCGATCGGTACTTTCACCCTCGTATTTGCCGGAGCAGGGGCGATCGTTGTTAACGATCTCAGTGGCGGTGTTATTACCCATCCCGGAATTGCTTTAACTTTCGGCCTGGTGGTCATGGCCATGATTTACGCCCTGGGCGATATCTCAGGAGCCCACCTGAATCCCGCTGTAACACTGGGTTTCTGGCTTGCACGGCGACTGCCAGCACGCCAATTGGCACCTTATATCGCCAGCCAGATACTGGGTGCTGTCACTGCAGCCAGCCTGTTACGAATGCTCTTCATGTACCACCCCACTTTGGGGGCAACGTTGCCGGTCTATTTCTGGTGGCAGGCTTTGATTCTCGAAATCATTCTTACCGCCATATTAATGTTTGTCATTTTGTGTGTCTCCACGGGGGCTCGCGAAAAAGGTGTGATGGCAGGAGCAGCCATTGGTGCTGTCGTCGCTTTTGCAGCCATGTTCGGCGGCCCGATCTCAGGGGCTTCGATGAATCCGGCACGCTCATTCGGGCCAGCCGTTATCAGCGGAAATCTCGCCTCATTGTGGATCTACATCCTGGCACCATGCATCGGATCAGCGTTCGCTGTCTTGAGTTTTCAGCAACTCCACCAGGAAATTCCGATACCTGCCAATCCACAAGACGAACTCCAGCTCAATAACCCTACGACAGACAGGCTCGAATCATGA
- a CDS encoding arsenate reductase ArsC — translation MKRVLILCTGNSCRSQMAEGLWNTLGQPTWEAVSAGSRPAGYVHPLAVRAMGELGIDISNLVSKSVAPYQNENFDLVVTVCDNAKEACPVFPGAKLTLHWPFADPAHAEGNDEEKMVMFRRVRDEIRDTISGYLKTVS, via the coding sequence ATGAAACGCGTACTCATTCTTTGCACGGGAAACTCCTGCCGCTCGCAAATGGCCGAAGGTTTATGGAACACTCTGGGCCAGCCTACGTGGGAAGCGGTCTCGGCAGGCTCACGTCCTGCCGGCTACGTTCATCCGCTGGCCGTGCGAGCCATGGGAGAACTGGGGATCGATATTTCGAACCTCGTGAGTAAGTCGGTCGCACCGTATCAGAATGAAAACTTCGACCTGGTGGTCACGGTGTGCGATAACGCCAAAGAGGCATGCCCTGTATTCCCAGGAGCGAAACTCACGCTGCATTGGCCATTTGCAGACCCGGCCCACGCCGAAGGAAACGACGAGGAAAAGATGGTCATGTTCCGCCGTGTGCGTGATGAAATCCGTGATACCATCAGTGGCTATCTCAAAACTGTCTCTTGA
- the earP gene encoding elongation factor P maturation arginine rhamnosyltransferase EarP has protein sequence MADHWDIFCRVIDNYGDIGVCWRLARQLHHELGIRVRLWIDQLDVLTHLCPQVRMNLGCQQVDGIEICQWETCSEETQPARVVIEAFACEIPGCYQRSLLSLHESQPNPPVVWINLEYLSAENWVSECHGLATPGSSTSLRKHFFFPGFTTETGGLLKEAGLRGQVRRYQQKFTSQSSQATPDLWARLVGKTGENQLPDSQKMPGELRVSLFCYQNPWIPRLLDYWSSRSAPTSLFVTHGLATNQVAKWCGYSLKAGDRRQIGALELLILPFLPPPAYDELLWSCDFNFVRGEDSFVRAQWANRPLIWQIYPQEDAAHHKKLEAFLSLYLRGFSNVEAVSEFWRLWNHIPPDRSWAHTSGIEDAWEKLLHFRQEWNRHSEEWADRLDRKSNLANNLEMFVRKIREETSSS, from the coding sequence GTGGCAGATCACTGGGATATCTTCTGTCGGGTGATTGACAATTATGGTGATATTGGTGTGTGCTGGCGTTTGGCTCGGCAGTTGCATCATGAACTGGGAATTCGCGTCCGGCTCTGGATCGATCAACTCGATGTGTTGACTCACCTGTGCCCACAAGTCCGAATGAACCTCGGCTGTCAGCAGGTGGATGGTATCGAAATCTGTCAATGGGAGACTTGTTCAGAAGAGACTCAGCCCGCTCGAGTGGTCATTGAAGCTTTTGCCTGTGAGATTCCCGGCTGTTACCAAAGATCACTCCTGTCACTGCATGAGTCACAGCCAAATCCTCCAGTGGTATGGATCAATCTGGAATATCTCAGTGCCGAGAATTGGGTTTCTGAATGCCATGGGCTGGCGACTCCGGGTTCTTCGACCAGCCTGAGGAAGCATTTCTTCTTCCCGGGTTTCACGACAGAAACGGGGGGGCTGCTTAAGGAAGCTGGTCTCAGGGGGCAGGTTCGTCGCTACCAGCAGAAGTTCACATCTCAAAGTTCTCAGGCGACGCCAGACCTGTGGGCTCGACTAGTTGGGAAAACGGGGGAAAACCAACTTCCTGACTCTCAGAAAATGCCCGGTGAACTGCGAGTTTCTTTATTCTGTTATCAGAATCCGTGGATTCCCAGACTTCTCGATTACTGGTCATCCCGAAGTGCTCCCACGAGTTTGTTTGTCACCCACGGGTTAGCGACCAATCAGGTTGCCAAATGGTGTGGCTATTCACTCAAAGCGGGCGATCGACGGCAAATTGGTGCTCTTGAGCTTTTGATTTTGCCCTTTCTGCCACCCCCGGCTTACGACGAACTGCTTTGGAGCTGTGATTTCAATTTTGTGCGGGGGGAAGACTCTTTTGTTCGTGCTCAATGGGCGAATCGACCTCTGATCTGGCAGATTTATCCGCAGGAAGATGCTGCTCACCATAAGAAGCTCGAAGCCTTTCTGAGCCTGTATTTGAGGGGTTTTTCCAATGTTGAGGCAGTTTCTGAGTTCTGGCGTCTTTGGAATCACATTCCGCCGGATCGTTCCTGGGCACATACCAGCGGCATCGAAGACGCCTGGGAAAAACTGCTTCATTTTCGACAAGAATGGAATCGACACAGCGAGGAATGGGCCGACCGGCTTGACCGTAAGAGCAATCTCGCAAACAATCTGGAAATGTTCGTAAGAAAAATCCGTGAGGAAACTTCAAGCTCTTGA
- a CDS encoding elongation factor P, whose amino-acid sequence MSVKLAGDLQSGNVVIVEGNPLVVLKAQYNKSGRNAAVVKLRMKNLLTGRVSETVVKADEKMEQIILDKKECTYSYSAPPVHVFVDGDYNQYEIDAETMADVEKYLMPEMTDVVEVTFYESKPISVVFPKVIIREVEYTEPVTRGDTSGKITKAAVLKHSKYELQVSAFVEIGDKIEIDTETGEFRRRC is encoded by the coding sequence ATGAGTGTTAAGCTGGCAGGCGACCTGCAGTCGGGCAATGTGGTGATCGTCGAAGGAAATCCCCTTGTTGTTTTGAAAGCCCAGTACAACAAGTCAGGTCGCAACGCTGCCGTTGTCAAACTGCGGATGAAGAACCTGTTGACAGGTCGCGTCTCAGAAACGGTCGTCAAAGCCGACGAAAAAATGGAACAGATCATTCTCGACAAGAAAGAATGTACCTATTCCTACTCAGCTCCACCGGTTCACGTGTTCGTTGACGGCGATTACAACCAGTACGAGATCGATGCCGAAACGATGGCTGATGTTGAAAAATACCTCATGCCGGAAATGACAGATGTCGTCGAAGTGACATTCTACGAAAGTAAGCCAATTTCTGTGGTCTTCCCGAAGGTCATCATTCGCGAAGTTGAATACACCGAACCTGTGACCCGCGGTGATACCTCAGGAAAGATTACCAAGGCAGCGGTCCTTAAGCACTCAAAGTACGAGCTTCAGGTTTCGGCCTTCGTAGAAATTGGCGACAAGATTGAAATTGATACGGAGACCGGCGAGTTCCGCCGCCGCTGCTAA
- a CDS encoding rhodanese-like domain-containing protein — protein MNLVVRNSLVIVALVFAGFGHAQGADYTTDSLDVVKQQVQEKKALLVDVRDQAEWDRGHVEGALLVPFRKLQKGMTQADVEKILPKNQIIYTHCAVGARSLGAAGVLKDYGYDVRPLQKGYKDLVKEGFPVAK, from the coding sequence ATGAATCTGGTGGTCAGGAACTCTCTGGTCATTGTTGCCTTGGTCTTTGCTGGCTTTGGCCACGCGCAGGGCGCCGATTACACGACCGATTCACTCGATGTGGTCAAACAGCAGGTTCAGGAAAAGAAAGCCCTGCTGGTCGATGTGCGTGATCAGGCGGAATGGGATCGTGGACATGTCGAAGGAGCCTTGCTGGTTCCCTTTCGTAAACTGCAGAAAGGGATGACGCAGGCAGACGTCGAGAAAATATTGCCCAAAAATCAGATCATTTATACTCACTGCGCGGTGGGTGCCCGATCGCTCGGAGCCGCTGGAGTGCTGAAGGATTATGGCTACGATGTCAGGCCACTTCAGAAAGGTTACAAAGACCTTGTCAAAGAAGGCTTCCCTGTCGCCAAGTAA
- a CDS encoding macro domain-containing protein: protein MAAPTVELVSGDLLKQPVDVIVNSWNRNFIPWWLLLPQGVSGAIKRHAGTAPFRELSRAGIMPLGSAVLTSAGRLHFRGIIHVAGINLCWLASEYSIRQSTRNAVQLAEQQGFSSMAIPLIGAGSGGFPAEKARHLILDELTKLNLKSPLLVKVVTFAVEK from the coding sequence ATGGCTGCACCCACGGTCGAACTCGTCTCGGGAGATCTCCTTAAACAACCGGTGGATGTGATTGTCAATTCCTGGAATCGAAACTTCATTCCCTGGTGGCTGCTTTTACCCCAAGGTGTTTCAGGTGCGATCAAACGTCATGCCGGGACAGCCCCATTCCGTGAGCTCAGCCGAGCTGGAATCATGCCCCTGGGCTCTGCAGTCTTAACGTCGGCTGGGCGTCTGCACTTTCGAGGCATTATTCATGTCGCGGGGATCAACCTGTGCTGGCTGGCGAGTGAGTATTCCATCCGCCAATCGACTCGTAATGCCGTACAACTCGCGGAACAGCAGGGCTTTTCCTCGATGGCCATCCCTCTGATAGGTGCCGGTTCGGGAGGTTTTCCTGCCGAAAAAGCTCGCCACCTGATTCTCGACGAGCTGACAAAACTCAACTTGAAGAGCCCCCTCCTGGTGAAAGTGGTGACATTCGCTGTTGAAAAATAA
- a CDS encoding DUF5690 family protein has protein sequence MSYAAFPPRTSRSPWQEFFWGLWTVVAAFGCYFSMYAFRKPFTAGSFNEPLLAQMDFKSVLIISQVFGYMLSKFIGIKVIAETPPHRRVLGILILIALAQLSLIGFGLTPRPWNLVFMFFNGLPLGMVFGLVLGCLEGRRSSEALTAGLCASFILAGGVMKSVGTWLLTDVGMSEDWMPATAGGLFMLPLGICLVMLALVPPPSIEDIAARTERSTMNGNERWTFFSRYAPGLLPIIVFYLLVTILRSLRDDFQPEIWKTLGSTFTSSTFTKSETLVTLGVIAVNGTAVLIRNNRLAFFTALGTCGVGLGLLAGSLIGHHLDLMNDFTFIVLLGLGLYLPYVAFHTTVFERLIAMTRDKGTVGFLMYVVDAIGYLGFVGIVLLKNYISRSTNVVELLIISSWASVIVSTIALVISWVYFSKVQPRQPELTELEVRISR, from the coding sequence GTGTCATACGCTGCTTTTCCACCGCGAACCTCACGAAGTCCCTGGCAGGAATTCTTCTGGGGTCTCTGGACTGTCGTGGCTGCCTTTGGTTGTTACTTTTCCATGTATGCCTTTCGCAAACCATTCACTGCCGGGAGTTTCAATGAGCCGCTGTTGGCTCAGATGGACTTCAAAAGCGTGCTGATCATCTCGCAAGTCTTTGGCTACATGCTCTCCAAGTTCATTGGCATTAAAGTGATTGCTGAAACCCCGCCACATCGCCGGGTGCTGGGCATTCTGATTCTCATCGCTCTCGCACAACTGAGTCTGATTGGCTTTGGATTAACACCACGCCCGTGGAATCTGGTCTTCATGTTTTTCAATGGCCTGCCATTGGGTATGGTCTTTGGATTAGTGCTTGGCTGCCTGGAGGGTCGTCGTTCGAGTGAAGCTCTCACAGCCGGTCTTTGTGCCAGTTTTATCCTCGCTGGGGGAGTCATGAAGTCTGTGGGAACCTGGCTACTCACGGATGTCGGCATGAGTGAAGACTGGATGCCCGCAACGGCCGGGGGGTTGTTTATGCTTCCCCTGGGAATCTGTCTGGTGATGCTCGCTCTGGTTCCTCCACCATCGATCGAAGATATCGCTGCACGAACCGAGCGGAGCACCATGAATGGGAATGAACGCTGGACGTTTTTCAGCCGCTATGCACCGGGTCTATTGCCCATTATTGTGTTCTATCTGCTGGTCACGATTCTGCGGAGCCTGCGTGATGACTTTCAGCCGGAAATCTGGAAAACATTGGGGAGCACATTCACATCCTCGACGTTTACCAAGTCTGAGACTCTCGTGACGCTGGGAGTGATCGCTGTGAATGGAACAGCCGTATTGATCCGCAATAATCGGCTGGCGTTTTTTACAGCCTTAGGAACCTGCGGCGTCGGCCTGGGTCTTCTCGCGGGCTCTCTGATTGGACATCACCTTGACCTGATGAACGATTTCACTTTCATCGTCCTCCTGGGACTGGGACTTTATCTCCCCTATGTGGCCTTTCATACCACCGTTTTTGAACGCCTGATTGCCATGACTCGCGATAAAGGGACCGTCGGATTCCTGATGTATGTTGTCGATGCCATCGGGTATCTGGGCTTTGTCGGGATTGTTCTCCTGAAAAACTATATCTCGCGAAGCACGAACGTTGTAGAACTACTCATCATTTCCAGTTGGGCGAGTGTAATTGTTTCAACAATTGCCCTGGTGATCAGTTGGGTTTACTTCTCGAAGGTTCAGCCTCGTCAACCAGAATTGACCGAACTCGAAGTCCGCATCTCCCGTTGA
- a CDS encoding zinc-binding dehydrogenase: MQATTSSSSRDSSGRMERLRLSEAFLPTACTAAVFSGETHHLELNQIPLPMLSAGEILVKVTACTLCGSDLHSVEGRRKVPVPTILGHEIVGQIAAIGGDFTPADLANAPLHVGDLVTWAVVANCGKCFYCERDLPQKCLNSVKYGHEAFRPGRELLGGLAEYCLLVPGTAIIKLPPHLPTSVACPASCATSTIAAVLEAAQPLKGRSICILGAGMLGLTACAMSRSLGATHVICVDPQPYRRELALKFGATHTSDSMQLAETLRSAGLLHGVDAVAELSGNNAAFESVWPLVRLGGTIVLAGSVFPSPAIGMALEQLVRRQITMRGVHNYGPRHLRTAIEFLASEHQNYPFESLVKQWFPLEQISEAMTAGKEPSAIRIGITMTQK, translated from the coding sequence ATGCAAGCGACAACATCCAGTTCTTCTCGAGATAGCAGTGGTCGCATGGAACGATTGCGGCTGAGTGAAGCATTTCTCCCCACAGCCTGCACTGCTGCCGTCTTCTCTGGTGAGACGCACCATCTTGAACTGAATCAGATACCGCTTCCCATGTTGAGTGCCGGGGAAATTCTGGTAAAGGTCACGGCGTGCACACTTTGCGGGAGTGATCTCCATAGCGTAGAAGGTCGTCGCAAAGTTCCTGTGCCGACAATTCTGGGGCACGAGATTGTGGGGCAGATTGCGGCGATCGGCGGAGACTTTACTCCCGCTGATCTCGCCAACGCCCCACTCCATGTGGGAGATCTCGTGACCTGGGCCGTCGTGGCCAACTGCGGCAAATGCTTCTATTGCGAACGCGATCTTCCCCAGAAGTGCCTGAATTCGGTCAAGTATGGTCACGAAGCGTTTCGTCCCGGGCGAGAACTTCTGGGAGGGTTGGCCGAATACTGCCTGCTGGTCCCCGGGACGGCAATTATCAAATTGCCACCCCATTTGCCCACATCGGTGGCCTGTCCAGCCAGTTGTGCGACCTCGACAATTGCCGCAGTTCTTGAAGCGGCTCAACCGCTTAAGGGCCGCAGTATTTGCATTCTGGGAGCCGGGATGCTGGGATTGACGGCCTGTGCGATGTCCAGATCGCTGGGCGCCACCCATGTCATTTGCGTTGATCCTCAACCTTATCGACGAGAGTTAGCCTTGAAGTTCGGTGCAACCCACACTTCAGATTCGATGCAACTGGCAGAGACTCTCCGTTCGGCTGGTCTTCTTCATGGGGTTGATGCCGTTGCTGAACTCTCTGGGAACAATGCCGCCTTTGAAAGTGTCTGGCCTCTCGTGCGACTGGGCGGCACGATTGTTCTGGCGGGTTCCGTCTTCCCATCACCTGCGATTGGTATGGCACTCGAACAGCTTGTCCGTCGTCAGATTACCATGCGGGGTGTCCACAACTATGGCCCGAGGCATTTGCGAACTGCTATCGAATTTCTGGCCAGCGAACACCAGAATTACCCCTTCGAGTCGCTGGTCAAGCAGTGGTTTCCTCTGGAACAAATCAGTGAAGCCATGACGGCAGGTAAAGAACCCTCGGCAATCCGCATCGGGATCACCATGACTCAGAAGTAG
- a CDS encoding terpene cyclase/mutase family protein: protein MTSGTFGAKRVDLLAAFEHSAPAEKTRETCVGLQTAIARTRQYLLDQQHSEGFFVAELEGDTILESEYILLLAFLNEGQSPDAQAAARYLLTKQNTDGSWSNFPGGPIDVSCAVKAYLALRITGHAADEPALIRAREAILQAGGVERVNSFTRFYLAMLGLIPYSLCPAVPPEVVLLPDWFPINLSQMSAWSRTIVVPLSLLWAFQPAVELNDADGHQITIEELYASPEKQLPRFIRGVNHESNSNGWMNWSRFFFRVDQCLKSIESYGIKPLRSRAVRKCVQWILDRQEMSDGLGAIFPPIVWTLIGLKCAGFDDQHPMVQKQRDELNRLMLREQDALRLQPCLSPVWDTAISIIALRESGVEPDHPALSKARNWLLSKEVRHAGDWSKAHPETPVSGWYFEFNNEFYPDVDDTAMVLIALASTLPEEATPLAISHGVLPVQTGWSAESTSRVQALKQLENHRPVLEAMGRGVQWLKALQSKDGGWGAFDSDINKELLTKVPFADHNAMLDETNADISARVLEAYAAVGISFNDPSVQRALEFIWNDQEDDHAWYGRWGVNYIYGTWQVLVGLTAIGISAHDPRLVRAAGWLKSKQQACGGWGETPATYDNPTLRGQGTPTASQTAWAVLGLIAAGEQNSIECQRGVEFLLKTQKHNGTWDEEEFTGTGFPRVFYLRYHYYPLYFPLMALGRFARAGGRVNFAG, encoded by the coding sequence ATGACTTCAGGTACTTTTGGTGCGAAACGAGTCGACCTGCTGGCAGCATTCGAACATTCGGCACCTGCTGAAAAAACGCGAGAAACCTGTGTGGGATTACAGACCGCGATTGCGAGAACTCGCCAGTATCTTCTCGATCAGCAACATTCCGAGGGATTCTTCGTTGCTGAGCTTGAAGGAGATACGATCCTCGAATCCGAGTACATCCTCCTGCTGGCCTTTCTGAATGAAGGGCAATCGCCTGATGCACAGGCAGCAGCCAGGTATCTGCTGACAAAGCAGAATACAGATGGCAGTTGGAGCAACTTCCCAGGTGGCCCCATCGATGTCAGTTGTGCTGTCAAAGCTTACCTGGCCTTGCGAATTACAGGTCATGCAGCCGATGAACCCGCTTTAATCAGGGCTCGTGAAGCCATTCTGCAGGCAGGTGGCGTCGAGCGTGTCAACAGTTTTACGAGATTCTACCTCGCCATGCTGGGGCTTATTCCTTATTCGCTGTGCCCGGCTGTTCCGCCAGAAGTGGTTCTCTTGCCCGATTGGTTCCCGATCAATCTTTCACAAATGTCAGCATGGTCGCGGACGATTGTCGTCCCACTGAGCTTGCTTTGGGCCTTTCAACCCGCAGTGGAATTGAACGACGCGGACGGCCATCAGATCACCATCGAGGAGTTGTATGCCTCTCCTGAGAAGCAGTTGCCCCGGTTTATTCGCGGTGTGAATCATGAGTCGAACTCCAACGGCTGGATGAACTGGAGTCGATTTTTCTTTCGCGTCGATCAATGCCTGAAGTCCATCGAAAGTTATGGAATCAAACCTTTGCGGTCGCGTGCAGTCCGCAAATGTGTGCAGTGGATCCTGGATCGGCAGGAGATGAGCGATGGATTGGGAGCGATCTTTCCTCCGATCGTCTGGACGTTGATCGGGCTTAAGTGTGCCGGGTTTGACGATCAGCATCCAATGGTTCAAAAACAGCGGGACGAATTGAATCGACTGATGCTCCGCGAGCAGGATGCGTTACGCCTGCAGCCTTGCTTGTCTCCCGTATGGGATACTGCAATTTCGATCATTGCCTTGAGGGAGTCGGGAGTCGAGCCAGATCATCCTGCACTATCTAAAGCCCGGAACTGGCTGCTGAGTAAAGAAGTCCGCCATGCCGGTGACTGGTCGAAAGCGCATCCCGAGACCCCTGTCTCCGGATGGTATTTCGAGTTCAATAATGAGTTTTATCCCGATGTTGATGATACCGCGATGGTGCTGATTGCTCTGGCTTCCACATTACCAGAAGAGGCGACGCCGTTAGCGATTTCCCATGGAGTTCTTCCTGTCCAGACCGGTTGGAGTGCAGAAAGTACCTCTCGCGTACAGGCACTCAAGCAACTGGAAAATCATCGGCCAGTCTTAGAAGCCATGGGGCGCGGTGTGCAGTGGCTTAAGGCACTTCAGTCCAAAGATGGTGGATGGGGAGCTTTCGATTCGGATATCAACAAGGAACTACTGACAAAAGTTCCTTTCGCTGACCATAACGCCATGCTTGATGAGACGAATGCCGATATTTCGGCTCGCGTCCTCGAAGCGTATGCAGCCGTGGGGATCAGTTTCAATGATCCATCTGTGCAAAGAGCGCTGGAGTTCATCTGGAATGATCAGGAGGACGATCATGCCTGGTATGGTCGCTGGGGCGTTAACTACATCTACGGCACATGGCAAGTTCTGGTGGGACTGACTGCCATTGGTATTTCCGCCCATGATCCTCGCTTAGTACGTGCGGCGGGTTGGCTCAAGAGCAAGCAGCAGGCCTGTGGTGGCTGGGGTGAAACTCCCGCCACTTATGATAATCCGACCCTCAGGGGACAAGGCACACCGACTGCCTCACAAACGGCATGGGCTGTACTGGGTTTGATTGCAGCCGGTGAGCAGAACTCGATTGAATGCCAGCGGGGCGTGGAATTCCTGCTGAAAACTCAGAAACATAATGGCACATGGGACGAAGAAGAATTTACGGGGACAGGCTTTCCCAGGGTCTTCTACCTGCGATACCACTATTACCCCCTCTACTTCCCACTCATGGCACTGGGGCGTTTTGCCAGAGCTGGTGGAAGAGTAAATTTTGCAGGATGA